The Primulina eburnea isolate SZY01 chromosome 12, ASM2296580v1, whole genome shotgun sequence genome includes the window TAGTTCTTATGACTGGACAATACTGAGGCTCTACATACTAGGATTGTGCTTTGAATCGTTTACCGACTTCGCGAGGGTCGCAAGGTGGCGAGGTTGAGTGCAATTGCGACATGTGTAGGAGCCAATGAATCATAGTCAgaaattcaccgctcacctacggatGTGGATATTCTATGTGATCTAAAGAAATAGTAGTGTATGAAATATGTGGCCAGAGTGTAAGATGTACATTAAGGACAATGGTCATTTAATTGTGCATGCGATAACATTTGAATATTTCATGAGTGTATCACATAGCTATCATCGCTCACCTACGGATGTGGATATTCTATGTGACCTAACGGGTTGTAGAGACAGATCAAAAGTATATCCATGTAAATTTTATGACCAATAAAAGTTACACTATATAATCAACAGACCATGGTGGAGACGGATGCACTTTTGATCTAATCACAAATTCGGAATGCTGGATTACTAAGGACAGGGTTAAATTCTATTATGGTTTGTCGAAAATTTCATGCCTCCAAGGGTGAAAAGATATGTTGTAGCCAAAAGTCTCTTAGTTTGATGACATAATCTTTATCGTTTAaggtatagtttggtacatatGATAGTATAAGcatttgatatataatataagcaggggcggatttagtgtagggctggcccccccaaaaaattttaaaaaaaaaatttagcgacggttttaagaaaaccgtcgccatatagcgacggttttagataAATCCGTCGCAAAATAATCTAAGCGGCCccccaaaaaattcaaaaaatttttcttagcgacggttttgactaAAACGTcgcaaaattagcgacggtttcttatAACCGTCGCCTTATCCTAGATCCGTCCCtgaatataaggataagttaaggataaataagatgtaggatattatatttaatgtttggtatattgattttaataagagtgattaaatttatatattagattataATGACAacattaaccttatcataataaattttataatttcaaacttgttgtttgagttcatattttttatttattcataCGCCAatagtgcttgcatgatttattatttttacctaattttttatattatataatattataattgagCCCTTAATTTtctgagtcaagtcaaatatcaatttttaatgttaattagatgatactaataattttattaagatttataaaaattatttatataattatcatattatataatatataaaaataaataaaaatatttatttgcttttaatttctacctattaacttagatttataaaaatcatttataaattgagggtaattaagtcatttgttgtgtattttatccttaaataaaaattatcacacctaatagaaGAGATATcttatccttctaaaaaattatttatcaagggacCATGATATTATCAcgagctttttaaaaatgtaccaaacatgggataaggaggattatttatcaatccctccCTTATCCCATGTATCAAACTATGCCTAAACATATATATTATAAGGTTCAAATTCTTCACCTCGTTGTATAAAATGCATTGAAAATAAGGTTTCAAGATCGCATTTTGTGAATATTTTAACTCGACATtttaaaagtaaattttttttttttgacaaattTAAGTGGATTTTTATGTCAACTTAAAATTAGATCTTCGGATTTTACCAAATTAGAATGTTTGGTGCTAAATCTGAACCTCGAATTTTTTTACCAAATTTCCAACTTTTTAaaagtaaaatatatattattatactcCAAAAGTTCCTTACATAAAGGTCCAAAacccttctttcatttgagtagTTGCCATTTACTCTCTATCTTGAACCAAAAAATATTTCCTTTTCTTGAAACCAAAATCCGCTCAAAATTTAGTCCGGAACCCAAGATTCTCCATTAATGGACAATTACCAAACCCCACAAGGACTAACGGATGAAGAAATTGCGGTGCTCGATCCAGTTATCAGCGCCTACCACACGTTCGAAGAAATTCCCAACACATGCACTTCTCTCATTACGCAGCGCATTGACGCGCTAGCAGATTCGGTGTGGCCCTTTGTACGTAGCTTCGACAAACCACAGCGCTACAAGCACTTCATCAAAAGCTGCCGCCTCGTTGGCGATGGAGGGGTCGGCAGTATACGCGAAGTGACGGTGGTTTCGGGCATCCCTGCATCTACAAGCACTGAAAGACTCGAAATTATTGACGACGAGAAGCATATACTGAGCTTCCGCGTTGTGGGTGGTGAGCATCGCTTGAATAATTACCGTTCGGTCACTTCTTTGAATGAATTCAAGAAAGATGGGAAAGTTTACACCATTGTTCTTGAATCTTATATTGTGGATATACCGGAAGGGAATACCGCGGAGGATACAAAGATGTTTACTGATACCGTCGTGAAGCTTAATCTTCAGAGGCTAGCAGTTGTGGCAACGGCGTCATTGCATGGAAATGAATGAAGTTTCTGGGAGATTTTGATCTGAAGTTATCAGTCTTAAAAGGTATGATCATAATAATAGTGATACAATAATGatgataacaataataatattaatggtGCTGCAAGAATGGTGGTGGTGCTATTTCTGTAATTTCCTCGTTTCCAAGATTTGTTTTTTAGTGGCTCAAATGGGATCTTTGTTCATGCACAAGCTGGAAATGCACAAGATGGAATTGTATTTTCTTTAGTTGTTGTTAGGACAATGCAATGCTTGGTGATTAAGCTTTTCTGTTTTTTTCCTCCTATTTCTTCCTGTTTTTAGTTTTTCTTTGGAGCCGGTTGtagatgaaattccactttTGACTTGGTTATGGGCATTTAATGTTTTACTGAAATGATTCGTTGAGAATCTTGGATTCTAGACCTTTCCTCTTTTTGTTTTGCCTTTTTTGGGAATGGATATGTTTTTATATTCGTGGATAAAGGTGTTACAAAGTCAGAAGAGTCCATTTGTGTTTGTTTATCTTTAGTGGGAAAAGATTTGTTGCTGAATCTAATTAACTTGCTATATTCTAAATTTTATTAGGAATTCACACTTCCTTATTCTGACtatgaatattttgtttgtttgtttgtttgttttttttttaaaaaatactccATCTGAAAATACATCAAGTGATATGCAGTGCTAATTTGTCTAATTTAATAAGAATATTAACGTGTCTAATAGAAATTAAAACCAGTGAAAATAATCTGATTTAGCtgttattatatatttaaaagagAAGTTCTTTAAATTGTATTTTTTCCTTTTACCTTCTTGGTGTGATGTTTTGGTTCCGTAAGACACTCCTTCGCACATGCTACTAGAGAATGATTCTATTCAATTGTCGAGGttgtgttttatatatatatatatatatatatatatatatatatatatatatatatatatatatatatatatttcttttcCAATAAAAATATCTCCAATTATGGTATAAGGgttttttgttatttaattttttttaaaaaaaataattttcaaaaattctgTAAATGGAGCGTGAAACGTCTACTAAACGTCTACTAggaatatatttttttgaaagcTAATActcaaatttatatttaaatgcatGCACGCAATAATGACGaaaattaacatttttaaaatactagTAAATAAGTAACAGGTATAAATAGTAAAATACTACAGTTAAAATTCATGACAAATCGTCATCCCCAAATCTtacgttttaaaaataaatcaaatatgaaTCATGTGAAACTCCTGATAACCAACAACATAGTAAAAAGACGTGGTATATAAATATCTAAAACCACTCCTATCTCAAATCATGATGTGCGAAAATACGGTCATCGAGTTCGCGTGTGCACATCCAACTCTACCTActcagtctttggcacatctAATCTCCTGATcaatatgctcacctgcatcattcacacctagtaagtctaaagactcaacgcaCATGTAAcgttataacaagtacatatatataGCAGGCAACCATGAAAAATAATGtaatcaaaatacatttcatgaactttaaagcAAAATGTAAACATAATAAAGCATACACGTCAAACATGtctcaacatatcatcatatacatgttcatctcttttaattgaatttagtctattagttgtgactttcatatcagctctatttgatggatccatctacgtatagcCGTGGCACCcgacggcggggacatcagcgacaataTTACCCATCTACtgatccactgagccttggtgtaacgtccgaaaaatcaaACTCACGTAAACCaatgcatgcaaaattattttaattgtttaattgttttatttaattgattttaaatgcttgtatgctatttattaaatgattaaagatATGATTGTATGATTAAatgacatgatttcatgaaattgaaaGATTTTACCTGAATATTTGATAATAGGCAGGGGAAAGGAGAtcgggacgaccaagacaagaatatttattttctataaatattttcaatgcttcctaatataattaaaaatgatttaatttttctaaaaatgttggagttcgaattattttacgagtcgagttCGATTTTTTCCATGAAGCCGGTTTTAGGCAAACAAAAAGttttaaaagatgaaaaaaattatttttgggaaactaattttataaacttttattatttaattgaatAAGTGTAATTgatcttaatttaattatttgaagtaGGCCCAATTGTCCTTAAGATTGCAAGCCCAAAGTCAAAACCCATTAACATgttgatttaattataaataaggaCTACTAGGCTTTCTAAACTAACTATTCAGCCTTCAACCAGCCGaaaacacactcacacacacacacacacacaataatTTCGAGAGTTTCAAGGAAGAAAAAGGCTAGGCCGGGTTCTTCACCGTCCGGTCGTCCATTTTCGCACCCTCGCCAACGATCGAGTATTCGAATGTTATAAACGCAAATGCACGTtctttaaacattttaaaacatcatataaatcatattatgcatgacttaattttttatgcatgaaaaatacgAGTGTTTGATTAATTTTACGGTATGATACGTATTTTCAACGTTTTTATGATTTTACGCTTGTTATGAAAAACATTTTGAATCCAACGAGTACGCTGCCAAAATAGGATATTATATGAATGAATTGTgattaaaacatgataaaattcaATGGAAAACAAGCTGGAAACCGTAGGTGTTGCTAAGGAGAGGACCGAGGGTTTGGAAGGGGTTTGCACTTGGTTCAAGTGGCGGATAGCTTGCATGGCTGGGCAGGTCTCGGCTAGGTGGTTGGGCTGGTCATGGTTAGGTCCTAAGAAGAGTTATAGGAGGGCTAGGGCTCGAGTCatgggctggggaagagtccacgtgaAGAGGGACTCTCCCCCACGCGTGTGTTGGTGCAGCAGCGGCCATGGAGGCTCGCCGCTAGGGCTTGGGCAGGCCAGGTGGGTCCAGTAGGTTCAAGGGAAGTTTTCCAGAGCTTGGGTCATGCGTTGGTGTAGGGTGGCTCGACGTGGGCTCGAGCTTAGCGTGGTAGAGTAGCTTAGGCGTGCAGCTGCTGGTTTCTCGAACTGGTGGCTCGCTGCATGGGTTCAGTGgcttgggctgggcttggttgggtctgggcgtggtccaagGTCGGTTAGGGTtaggtgggctcggtggtggctcgactGGAAGTGTCCTAGGTTGGCTAGGAGTCTTGTAACGTGAAAGAGCTTGTGCGTAGAACTTTGGTGCTCAGTTTCTAGGCTTGTGCGTGAGTTAGGGGCTAATTCCAAGGTTTAGGGTTGGTCAGGAGGGTGCATAGGTGGTTTGGCTTGGGTTTGGCTCGACGGTGGCTCGAGTagattgggagatggctcgggttgtTCATATATGGGTCAATTTCGAGATTTAAATAAGAGaaattggaaccatgggtccagGGTTTGGCTCATGGCTCACAAGAGTAGTTTAggtaataaaaatgttatgtttaaagtttgggaagaaaataatgGGTTTTGTATTTATCCGAGATTTAATCGCCTCTCGAATAGTTAAtcaaagaattaattgaaaagcctcgaATTAAGTTGAAtaagattatgaaaaattatatttaagcttaaatattatTTGGAATAAACGCATGTCACTAAAAGcaagaaaaagataaaatcgaaaatttttacgtctaggggaaAAACAGTAATTTTACACTTGAAAAATATAAAAGCTTGCAGCGTCCCGAATGATCATAACTCATGTTAAatgatgatttatgatttaaaatgatgattttgatgaaaaattgatattttattatttatggtaaagctgtgcaaATTGTACtgtttaaaatgatatttttggaaagttatgatattttatgcttttaaaagaaaatgaaaaatgtttttaggAATGTGAATTGACCCAAGAGGAAGCCCATTTACGGAAAAATACCCTAGAGGGatcccatttatgggaaaaggccctagagggatcccatttatgggaaaaggtcTAGAGGGAGCTCGTCTATGGGAGATGGCCCATGAGGGAGCCCAGATTATCGTATTTCCACGTTGGAGCCTAGTgcccacccccatagaccatgtggagctgaagactgatcagtcgaccaaaggataaaagCCAATCGCTTTCGAGGATCacacttcacccaaaatgataaatgattgaaagATTTACGATTACAATGAttcatgatatatgatttatgcttaaatgattttaaatggtttatttatgttcaaaagattattttaaataaaagtgtgaattttatgcatgtgattgtatatgtattatttgctactaATGTTTAAAACTTGTTGAGTCATTAGATtaactaggtttgtatgatgcattATTTGATGATTTTAGGGGAGGCGATGACGATTGCCTGAGAgacctttatgtttccgcactagatttataagatttaaaagatttatcttAATGATTTTATcagagatatttttatgctttaatttTATGTAGTTGATCTTTTTATTGGTCGACGTAGGATTTTTTGTTAAATGATGATTTAGAGATATTTTGATACACTtgagatttaaatattaaattattatgatttatgaaattagtTATTCTAATCAGTATTTTCAagtttatgataaaaaaaaaaaatcgaggtgGTTTCACTTGACCTTACAGCCCattgtatacatatacatattagtcacaaccaacttcattccttcaaaacgtgtcattattttcatcatttataaaaataatgcaTATACGTACTTTTCCTTAAAAtaaagcatgcaacgtattattcataatttcataaaaattcatacacataataacataaacatttaaaacatgtcaaaatcaTGTTTAGGGGCTGCCAGGACTAAATACTCGCGaccctaattgaccattttacctctggacctcaaaatttcgactcGAATCCGACTAAACTTCTTAAAAAAACctaaaaacataataataagcAATTCTTAGACATAAACTCAACTCGTTTACACGGTTTGTTTTAAAACtcggaccggggtcccggttttaactcgAATCAACTCGAAATTTAACCAAATCTTTCCCGACTTAAACCATGACTCGGCCGTGCCCTACCAGCCTCTAAACCACCTAGACTAGACCACCTAAGACCCTTGACCAACCCTGGAAAGTTGCTGGAATTTTACTACACGTGTTACCCGTCACCCTCTTAGACCTTTAGCGCTAACCCTTCGACTCATGCCCCAAACCACCAAGACCAGACCCCAACTAGACACCCTAGGACCATGACAGACCACATAGGACCGCCACTGGACTAACCCTAAACACATTGACACACCATGCACGCCCAAGGCTCGTATGTGTCAAGAAAACCCTAGCCGCCTCACTCCAACCCCTCGGCCTTCAACCCACATAACCAAGTCTCGACTCCATCCTAGTGACCTCTTATTTCTCGACGTGAATAGCCCTCTAGGACCCTCACACGGCAGCCCTTGCACCATGGTAATGAAAATGTGAGATATACGCAAAGCAATACATAAAACATGATCAGCCGAAGCCAAAAACGATTTAACATGCAAGCGATATGCAATCTTCATACACGACACACATATCAGtatgttggaaactgaattctggagtttgacaaaatataAACCAATCGACTAAaacatgaaagcatattcggcagctgaacaatcaactaaaatcagttgacatAAATAGTTCAGTTGAGAACATATcagtaaaacattcagccgaatatATTAAAGCTTCACGACTGAAGacacctcgggaaagatcatccaaacagacaaaaagacatatcagacagcaactgaatgtggaaagccgcactgcatagaacaatgtgtttcggttATCAAGATCTATACGCCGacttacaataaatgatgaagcggcatcCAAGAAtattgtccaagaaatgataaagtggcaatcaacggatacgagaatttaaaaattaccgttggaagagaagtctataaatatgactaaagagcagttgacaagtGACGCTATTGATCAATCttaaacttgccattactctgtcaaaatctctgcTAACTCGTATcagatttattcgtagcaatcaaggctacacattgagcaatTTAGCACTGTGAAATACTGAAAATTCGACTAAGTGCTAatttcagttacttacagagatcattgtattatactaagagtttcagttcaggcagtagataagtcctaactgaagtgggtctgtacaagcgttgtactcgatcaaagtcttttagtaaatatcctatccttgagatagaaggggtgacgtaggagttattcaattctccgaacatccataaacatatcgtGTTATCTTTATTTCAGcttttcagtttcagttagatattctatctatcaatcagtttattttccgcaactgcttaatCAGTGTAACTGGTTGATATTGACTGACGGGATACtaagttcagtttgtaacaaaactgaactatctttttcggaaaacatttaaattcctattagtgtttattcaacccccccttctaaacactaattagccaataaccgatcctaacaagtggtatcagagcaatgcaTATTctgtcaaagattatctatcctcaatctaatcattatgtcttcattcaataagattccaatgttctccagggaagattttgatgattggaaaattagaatgcaggctcatctagctgcacaagacgacgacatgtggtacgtcataactgatggacccatgaaaattttgaaagcaaacacagctgtggctatcactgaaggggcacctcacagaattgaaaagcctcgcgatgagtggactacagaggacaagagaaaggcaaatctggacaacgttgcaaaagacatactatataagacactggacaaagtaacgttcagtaagatcaaaataTGCAAAactgccaaagaaatttgggaaaagttaattcagctttgcgaaggaaatgatcaaactaaagaaaacaaactttcagttgctgtgcagaagttcgataacatcagaatgaagatgggtgaaacaatggatgagtatgatgaaagaacaagctgtattatcaacgaactaaatgcacttggaaaagtgtatacaaataaagaagtagcgttgaaagtaatcagaggacttcccaaagaatgggatgtcaaaactatggcaatgagggaatccaaagatcttaacaaagttgaacttcatgacttatttgcagatctaaaagcatatgagtttgaacttcaaactcgagaaggtgAACCATCCACTCCAGCAGCAACCACTGCCTTGATtgctgttagaaatgaatcaactggctcagttgagaaaactgctgatcagctgagcaatgatgcaatgtctctattcattaagaaatttggaagattcatgatgAAAAaccaaggaaattttcagaagagctatcaaagaaacaactccaaaGAAGAATCTAATGCatgtttcaactgtggcaaatccggtcactttattgccaattgtccaaagcctaaaaaggacaatcaaatctcaactgaaagaaagaagaagataTACGAGCACAAAAGAAAATCTAAGGacgaaaagaagccttacaaaaagagacatgaagtactccttgctgaagacagcaaagccaaatgggcagaaactgacagtgaagagtcagatccagaaagctcttgcagttcaagtgatgaggaagaagtaacatgCTTAATGGCAGAcaacatagaagatcaatcaagctgcgagcaggtatttgattttagctctattgatttcacacgagaag containing:
- the LOC140807382 gene encoding abscisic acid receptor PYL2-like encodes the protein MDNYQTPQGLTDEEIAVLDPVISAYHTFEEIPNTCTSLITQRIDALADSVWPFVRSFDKPQRYKHFIKSCRLVGDGGVGSIREVTVVSGIPASTSTERLEIIDDEKHILSFRVVGGEHRLNNYRSVTSLNEFKKDGKVYTIVLESYIVDIPEGNTAEDTKMFTDTVVKLNLQRLAVVATASLHGNE